From one Artemia franciscana unplaced genomic scaffold, ASM3288406v1 Scaffold_320, whole genome shotgun sequence genomic stretch:
- the LOC136043137 gene encoding putative nuclease HARBI1, producing the protein MTIQETCLIIVWYLATQCYLRELSSLFARSVTSVWQAITRVCNILAFIGVKDFIRWPGPSEVGDIALSFESSVKTGLPVPGIIDAIDGCHVKIKAPESDQISYLNRKMFHSIIIIAVCLPNKLFS; encoded by the coding sequence ATGACCATCCAAGAAACATGCCTCATAATTGTATGGTACTTGGCCACACAGTGCTATTTACGGGAATTGTCAAGTCTGTTTGCAAGATCAGTAACATCAGTTTGGCAAGCCATCACAAGAGTCTGCAATATCTTAGCTTTTATTGGTGTGAAAGACTTTATAAGGTGGCCAGGTCCAAGTGAAGTGGGCGATATTGCACTAAGTTTTGAATCCTCAGTGAAGACTGGACTGCCTGTGCCTGGGATTATAGATGCAATAGATGGATGCCATGTTAAGATTAAAGCCCCTGAAAGTGACCAGATTTCCTACTTAAACAGGAAAATGTTCCACTCAATAATAATTATTGCTGTGTGCCTACCGAATAAATTATTCTCCTAA